One Paenarthrobacter aurescens TC1 DNA window includes the following coding sequences:
- the soxB gene encoding Sarcosine oxidase beta subunit (identified by match to protein family HMM PF01266; match to protein family HMM TIGR01373) codes for MSADHLPEHPDFLWRNPDPKKSYDAVIVGGGGHGLATAYFLAKNHGMTNIAILEKGWLAGGNMARNTTIIRSNYLWDESAAIYEHALKLWEILPEELEYDFLFSQRGVMNLAHTLGDVRESVRRVGANRLNGVDAEWLDPQQVKELCPILNISDNIRYPVMGATYQPRAGIAKHDHVAWAFARKCDELGVDIIQNCEVTGFIKDGNRVTGVQTTRGTINTEKVGLCAAGHSSVLAEMAGFRLPIQSHPLQALVSELHEPVHPTVVMSNHVHVYVSQAHKGELVMGAGVDSYNGYGQRGSFHVIEEQMAAAVELFPIFARAHVLRTWGGIVDTTLDASPIVGLSPVENMFVNCGWGTGGFKGTPAAGLTFAHTIATGAPHKLNKPFALERFETGALIDEHGAAAVAH; via the coding sequence GTGAGTGCAGACCACCTCCCCGAACACCCGGACTTCCTCTGGCGCAACCCGGACCCGAAGAAAAGCTACGACGCCGTGATTGTGGGCGGCGGCGGGCACGGCCTGGCCACCGCGTACTTCCTGGCGAAGAACCACGGCATGACCAATATCGCCATCCTTGAAAAGGGCTGGCTGGCCGGTGGCAACATGGCCCGCAACACCACCATCATCCGTTCCAACTACCTCTGGGACGAGAGCGCAGCCATCTACGAGCACGCGCTGAAGCTCTGGGAAATCCTGCCCGAGGAACTTGAGTACGACTTCCTCTTCAGCCAGCGCGGCGTCATGAACCTCGCCCACACCTTGGGCGACGTCCGCGAAAGCGTTCGTCGCGTGGGCGCCAACAGGCTCAACGGCGTGGACGCTGAATGGCTTGACCCGCAGCAGGTCAAGGAACTCTGCCCCATCCTTAACATCAGCGACAACATCCGCTACCCCGTCATGGGCGCCACGTACCAGCCGCGAGCAGGTATCGCCAAGCACGACCACGTGGCGTGGGCCTTCGCCCGCAAGTGCGATGAACTGGGCGTGGACATCATCCAGAACTGCGAAGTCACCGGCTTCATCAAGGACGGCAACCGGGTGACCGGCGTCCAGACCACCCGCGGCACCATCAACACCGAAAAAGTTGGTCTTTGCGCCGCCGGCCACAGCTCGGTCCTGGCAGAAATGGCCGGCTTCCGCCTGCCGATCCAGAGTCACCCGCTCCAGGCGCTGGTGTCCGAACTGCACGAACCCGTCCACCCCACGGTGGTCATGTCCAACCACGTCCACGTGTACGTCTCCCAAGCGCACAAGGGCGAACTGGTGATGGGCGCCGGCGTGGACTCCTACAACGGCTACGGCCAGCGCGGCTCGTTCCACGTGATCGAGGAGCAGATGGCAGCAGCCGTTGAGCTCTTCCCGATCTTCGCCCGGGCACACGTACTCCGGACCTGGGGCGGCATTGTGGACACCACGCTGGATGCTTCCCCGATTGTGGGCCTCTCCCCGGTGGAGAACATGTTCGTCAACTGTGGTTGGGGCACCGGCGGCTTCAAGGGCACTCCCGCGGCCGGCCTGACGTTCGCGCACACCATTGCCACCGGCGCACCGCACAAGCTTAACAAGCCGTTCGCACTGGAACGCTTCGAGACCGGCGCTTTGATCGACGAACACGGCGCCGCCGCCGTAGCCCACTAG
- a CDS encoding Sarcosine oxidase delta subunit (identified by match to protein family HMM PF04267; match to protein family HMM TIGR01374), with amino-acid sequence MLLISCPNCGPRDETEFHYGGQAHVAYPESPNDLTDREWAEYLFYRENTKGTFAERWVHSTGCRQWFNMLRDTVSYEIHSIYGMGQPRPDLNTSGQSSEPTQPGEFTQAGDFGQAGEPGLAPGAASPTATTPISSEGV; translated from the coding sequence ATGCTCCTCATTTCATGCCCCAACTGCGGGCCACGCGACGAAACCGAATTCCACTACGGCGGCCAAGCACACGTTGCCTACCCGGAGAGCCCCAATGACCTCACGGACCGTGAATGGGCTGAATACCTGTTCTACCGTGAGAACACCAAGGGCACCTTCGCCGAGCGCTGGGTTCACAGCACCGGCTGCCGCCAGTGGTTCAACATGCTCCGCGACACCGTGAGCTACGAGATCCACTCCATCTACGGGATGGGCCAGCCCCGGCCGGACCTCAACACCTCCGGCCAAAGCAGCGAACCCACCCAGCCGGGTGAGTTCACCCAGGCCGGTGACTTCGGCCAAGCGGGCGAACCCGGCCTCGCCCCTGGCGCCGCCTCACCCACGGCCACCACCCCCATCTCCTCGGAAGGAGTCTAG